AGCGAAATGTGATAAAAGATCCGCTCACTGTCAATGAGTTGCAAAGTATTTTAAGGATGACAGTTGAGGGAACAGACGAAATTATTTCAACACGATCGAAAGTTTATAAGGATTTAAACCTGGATATTGAATCCTTGCCATTACAGGAACTGCTAGAGCTTATTCAAAAGCATCCTCGATTATTGAGAAGTCCTATTATGGTGGATGATAAGCGATTGCAGGTTGGCTATCACGAGGACGATATTCGTCAGTTTCTGCCAAGGAAAACTCGTGAATATCAGTGGCTGCAATGGAGAATGGATCATCTCAGTTTAGCAAAAGGTTAATATTTCCATAGGAAGGGCAGGAGTGTCTAATGTGAGCCTGATAGCAAAACAGACCTATAGCAAGGTAGTACGTGAAGTAAACAGTACGGAGCAAAAACATACGGAACAAGAGCGCACCATGTATTTGTACGACGATAAAATTGTCACGCAGTACAGGGAATTTAAGGTTTATGATGTGC
This region of Oceanobacillus sp. FSL K6-2867 genomic DNA includes:
- a CDS encoding Spx/MgsR family RNA polymerase-binding regulatory protein; amino-acid sequence: MTVTIYGAACSSTRKAKQWFSRQGIHYKERNVIKDPLTVNELQSILRMTVEGTDEIISTRSKVYKDLNLDIESLPLQELLELIQKHPRLLRSPIMVDDKRLQVGYHEDDIRQFLPRKTREYQWLQWRMDHLSLAKG